Sequence from the Pseudomonas frederiksbergensis genome:
CTTCGTTACGGGCTTGGGAGGTCACATCGAGCTTTTCGATGCGGCCCTTGATAATTTCACTTATTTCGGAAGGATTGAGTTGCTGCATTGCTCTGCTGCCCCTTCAAACTCAAGATTTCAATGCTTCGGCAAGTTTCGCGATTTTGCCGCGAATCGAGCCATCGATAACCAGGTCGCCGGCGCGGATTACAACGCCCCCTATCAGGGACTTGTCTTCCTCGACTTGCAGGCGCACTTCCCGGTTGAGTCGTGCACTGAGAACCTTGGCGAGTTTGTCTTGCTGTTCTTGGTTCAATGCAAAAGCACTGGTCACTTCCACGTCTACCGACTTCTCTTGTTCGGCCTTGTACAGGTCGAAAAGAGCGGCGATCTCCGGCAGAAGCGGGAGACGGTCGTTTTCGGCAACGACGTGAATGAAATTCTGTGCCTTGGCATCGAACTTGTCGCCGCACACGTCAATGAACGTGGCGGCCTTTTCTGCGCTCGTCAGTCGCGGGGCCTTGAGCACGCGCTGCATGGTGTCGTCTTGCGACACCGCTGCTGCCAGGCCGAGCATGGCTGACCAATTGGCCAGTTGCTGGTGGGCCTGAGCGTGCTCGAAGGCCGCCTTAGCGTAAGGTCGGGCCAACGTGGTCAGTTCTGCCATGATCGCCCTCGCTTAGATTTCAGCAGCCAGTTGGTTTACCAGCTCTGCGTGCGCGTTTTGATCGATTGTGGCACCCAGGATCTTCGAAGCACCGCCAACGGCCAGGCTACCCACTTGGGCGCGCAGCGCGTCTTTGACGCTGTTGAGTTCCTGTTCGATCTCGGCTTGAGCCTGAGCCTTCACACGGTCAGCTTCGACGCGAGCCTGTTCACGGGCTTCGTCGACAATCTGCGTACCGCGCTTCTTGGCTTGCTCGATGATTTCAGCTGCCTGAGCTTTCGCTTCGCGCAGTTGCTGACCCACTTTCTCATGGGCCAACTCCAGGTCGCGAGCTGCTCGGCTGGCAGCGTCCAGACCATCAGCGATCTTCTTTTGACGTTCGTGCAATGCCGCAATGACCGGAGGCCATACGAACTTCATGCAGAACAGTACAAAAATCAGGAACGCAACGGACTGGCCAATCAGGGTCGCATTAATGTTCACGCCAACACCTCGCAGTTACGTTGTCCATCACACCAAATTACCCGGAAAATCCGAGTAATCAGCCAGCGATCTGACCAACGAACGGGTTCGCAAAGGTGAAGAACAGAGCGATACCAACACCGATCATGGTTACGGCGTCGAGCAGACCGGCAACGATGAACATTTTGACTTGCAGCATTGGAACCATTTCTGGCTGACGCGCGGCGCCTTCCAGGAACTTGCCGCCCAACAGGCCGAAACCAATTGCGGTACCCAGTGCGCCCAGGCCGATCAACAGTGCAACAGCGATAGCGGTTAGACCAACTACAGTTTCCATCTTTCCTCCCGACTTTTACGTCGTATGGTTTAGGTTTTTTAGATTAAAGCGGTAAAACAAATCGTTTCATCGAGCCCGTTCGGGCCCCTTCCCGTTTGACCGGGAAGGACATCAGACTAGTCGAGACTGGCCTTAATGGTTTTCTTCGTGCGCCATCGACAGGTAGACGATGGTCAGCATCATGAAGATGAACGCCTGCAGGGTGATGATCAGGATGTGGAACACAGCCCACGCCCATTGCAGCACCACGCCCAGGCCGCTGAGCCAGAGCAGGCCGCTGCCGAACATCACAGCGATCAGGATGAACACCAGCTCGCCGGCATACATGTTGCCGAACAGACGCAGGGCCAGGGAGATTGGCTTGGCGATCAGGGTCACGAACTCCAGGAGGAAGTTCACCGGGATCAGCAACGCTTGAACGAGGATGTTCTTGCTGCCGAACGGGTGCAGGGTCAGTTCGCCGATGAAGCCGCCGATGCCCTTGACCTTGATGCTGTAGAAAATGATCAGTGCGAACACCGAGAACGCCATGCCCAAGGTCGCGTTCGGGTCAGTGGTCGACACGGCGCGGAACGGGATGTGAGCATCGCCGGAGATCAGGATGGCCAGTTGAGGAATCCAGTCGACCGGTACCAGGTCGATGGCGTTCATCAGGAACACCCAGACGAAGATGGTCAGTGCCAGCGGTGCAATCACCGGGCTACGGCCATGGAAGCTGTCTTTCACGCTGCCATCGACGAATTCGACCAATACTTCAACGAAGTTCTGCAGTGCACCAGGCTGACCGGAAGTCGCTTTCTTGGCCGCCATGCGGAAAAGAAGGACGAAGATCAGACCCAACGCGACCGACCAGCCGAGGGTATCGACGTGGAAAGCCCAGAAGCCCATTTCCTTGGCTTCTGCTGCGGTGTGAGCAAAGCCCCAGCCGCCATTGG
This genomic interval carries:
- the atpE gene encoding F0F1 ATP synthase subunit C gives rise to the protein METVVGLTAIAVALLIGLGALGTAIGFGLLGGKFLEGAARQPEMVPMLQVKMFIVAGLLDAVTMIGVGIALFFTFANPFVGQIAG
- a CDS encoding F0F1 ATP synthase subunit B produces the protein MNINATLIGQSVAFLIFVLFCMKFVWPPVIAALHERQKKIADGLDAASRAARDLELAHEKVGQQLREAKAQAAEIIEQAKKRGTQIVDEAREQARVEADRVKAQAQAEIEQELNSVKDALRAQVGSLAVGGASKILGATIDQNAHAELVNQLAAEI
- the atpB gene encoding F0F1 ATP synthase subunit A, producing MAETTASGYIQHHLQNLTFGQLPNGGWGFAHTAAEAKEMGFWAFHVDTLGWSVALGLIFVLLFRMAAKKATSGQPGALQNFVEVLVEFVDGSVKDSFHGRSPVIAPLALTIFVWVFLMNAIDLVPVDWIPQLAILISGDAHIPFRAVSTTDPNATLGMAFSVFALIIFYSIKVKGIGGFIGELTLHPFGSKNILVQALLIPVNFLLEFVTLIAKPISLALRLFGNMYAGELVFILIAVMFGSGLLWLSGLGVVLQWAWAVFHILIITLQAFIFMMLTIVYLSMAHEENH
- a CDS encoding F0F1 ATP synthase subunit delta, coding for MAELTTLARPYAKAAFEHAQAHQQLANWSAMLGLAAAVSQDDTMQRVLKAPRLTSAEKAATFIDVCGDKFDAKAQNFIHVVAENDRLPLLPEIAALFDLYKAEQEKSVDVEVTSAFALNQEQQDKLAKVLSARLNREVRLQVEEDKSLIGGVVIRAGDLVIDGSIRGKIAKLAEALKS